The DNA segment AGCTTGCTGCAACACCGCTAAAGAATCAGCTGCGCGTTGACTTCACTGAAAAGTATTGACTTATTGACGAGTTACTGTTCTAGttgatttatgtttttaaccatctcctgttttctttctccctcctccgtACTTGCCACCCTCttccgctcctcctccccccccccgtgtgcagTCGGCTTCGGGGTGGAGCAGGGCGTCGCGGGGTTCGGGGATGACCCCGGGGTCAAAGCCCAGGTCCTCACCCTCATCCGCTCGGTCCGGACTGTCATGAGAGGTTCGAATGAAATCCTTATCGATTAGCCGACATGCTGAGTGAATATTTAGTAGGGCCTGCAGTCCGTTATCCATCTTCAGGGATGGATTCCAGTGATTGTCTCACGTCCtgttgtgtatatgtatgtatgtatgtatcatAATGGTATTCAAGCAGCAACGCTGTTGGTAAAATGCTAAAaacttactttttttcttttcttttttcctcataGTGCCGTTGATAATATTCAATTCGGCCTGCATCGTCCTGTTGTTACTGTTTGGTTGAAAGCGTCACACAAAGCGCTAAAAATGAAGCCTGAGAACAAGACCAAGTGCCAAGGAACCatctcaagcacacacacacacgcacacacacacggatacacAGAGACCCTTGCCAGTGTTCGGCAGGGGGCGAGATGTTCATGGGGATacgtggaaaaagaaaaagtgaaacgTTAACCTGCAGATGTTTTCATCCAAAGAGAAGCACAAGGTGCTTGCAGCACAAAAAGGTTATTTGTCCTTGTTAATATTAGTATTTGAGAAAGATGGATTTGATGAGATGTTTTATCGTACTGTTAACGAGAAACATGTTTATGGAGTGTTGTCAGCTGTAGTGCCCGGATAATAGGTCAATATTTATTATGTACGGTTCTAATGCTATACATATTatagctgtttttattttgtaatttagaAATTTGgaaattttgtttttaagatgaCTAAATGGAAAACGGCATTTTAACTAACCGGTGCATTTACAGGagtgttttttcattaatgtGCACTCTCCCTGCCAAATAgtgcaataaaaaatacatttgtattttaagtCTTTTTGTGTATTATTGGGTGTCGTGAGATGTAAAAGCGTTGAATTGAAGGTTGACAAAAATGCAGTTTCATATGATGGCAGAAAGGCTGACATCTGTCAGTTTTGGTTAAGTTGAACATTTCAACTAAACGACTCATTGGTGTTCCCTCACCAACCCTTCCCTCTGCACCGAAGGGACATAATAGCTGGAGAAGAAGCAGTGGTGACTGATgggtgcaaaaaataaaaattcaggACCCACTTTTCCGATTGTCATTCTCACTTATCGATTCCTGTTCATGTGTAAAAATACCTTTTGATCATTTGTAATAATTTGGTTAAACAGCTCTAAACAATGCTCCTTGGTTCTGTACACGGTTGTCTTGAAATAAATCATGGgtttaatgacatttttatatctcatcttttaaaataaacatagttaaaaaaatgatagcGTACTTTACTCCATTAAGCAGAACCTTATGTGTGAGATACTGTATGTGAGATACTGTAACAGTAAATATTGACATATTTCACTCTCAACTCAATGTCTATTCTATCTATTCCTGCCCCATATAAATAATCTCCGTATGTTGTGAATTATCCAAATTTCCACACCCGCTAAGCTTcacaaacatttttataaacATTTCTGTAGTTTTGAATCTAAATACATGGGAGAGGAAGTATCAGGGATCTGCTGGAATTAGAAGCATATGTTTATCAGGGAGATTTGGACCATAAAGCCACTTTGATCTGTGATTAGTCGGAGTTTAGCTGTGGACTCACATTAAAATCTGTCAGCGATCACACAGGAAAATATATCTGCACACTGCAGGGCACCATGTGTTTACTTGGGTGTGTGGCTATGCAATGATACAGCAATAGAACAAGTTTTGGTACTTAAAAATTgactattttgtcttttttgagtTCATTGACTTTAATTCCAAAAAGACATGTTCAAcacaataattattttattttctttgttaataATTGAGCAGCTATAGGATAAATCATCTGACCAATATTCTAGTTCAAATATTGAATACATATTGAAATCAAAGATAAATCAAAATGTTCAATGCACTTTAATGTTGCACACTAACACACAATTGTAGAAGGGAGATAAATAAGAGGCCCGTTATCAAATCTATGCAACAATAAACTGCCTTCTCGTTGTAAGAAAATCACAGGTTTATTTCTAAAGATGTGTCCAATAAAAGCAACGAAAGGGTTGAAATatgagataaaaaacaaaacgtttcgTAAAAGTATCCCAATGGGGATTTAAAAGATTGCACTGATTTGGATATTTTGTACATACATTAACAGTATGATGTTAGGTCCCCAGTGTTATTTTGATGAACTGCACAATATTTTTGTGTAAACCAAAACTGAActcaaaaacaatatttgaaaatagtgTTATTCACTGGAGGTACGTAAAGAGGATTTTATTATGTCTGGCATcatgcagagaaaaggttttttttttatcgtttTGATAAtaccacccccacacacacacacacatattaaatCTCTCTGAATGCCCTAAAAGACCCACTAATACGATACATCTGTTGGCTGTTAGCGAGATGGGGCACAtatgtttttgtattattataatgaGTGATTAAGTGGTTAAGGATTACCTTCTTATCTGATTACAACATACAAAtcggaaaataaaaaagtaatataAAAAAGAGAGTGTTATTGAAAAACAAtctgtaaaaggaaaaacaaagcataaaaacgagaaaaaagaagaaaatgaaagagtTTAAGCCGTGGTGCTGTTTGAACTACAGAGCGGCACTGAGCTCACGGTGACCAGTGAGAGCAACACATTTTACAccagcgaagaagaagaagaagaagaagaagaagacgtcaGCCGGAAGTCGGAAGTGGGAGCGGCGGTTGCTAAAGGTTAGCTAACTCAGCTGTCTACTTTGACGACTTTCTGAACACCGTAAACTGTATTCAGTTATTGTGCTTTTCGTGCAACCAAAACCGAAACATTTTGTATCCGCAATGAACTCGCCTAGTTGGCAGAAATTAAACAATTGACGTTGCCAGCTAACGAGAAGCTTTTACCATAAATGCTGGTTTATGATGGAGGTGATGTCCACAACAAACACTTGTTTGTCCAGCAGCTGTTTCATAATATGTAACGTTAACTACTAGGATTCAAGAAATAGTTTCTATGGCCTTCTTTTCTGTGATTAGTTTGAAAGGTTCCAGGAACCACAAGCACAAAATGCAGGCGATGGAAAATGAGCAACAATGAGAAGTAACCCCTAAAAACCCAACAACCCTTTTCCTTCACAAGAGTAAACAATTAGTGTTTCTAAACACTTCACTGAAGCCACACGAGCTGTTTACTGCTTCTACCAAGACAGCATTCTGATTCTAAGGGACTTGTGATCTTTAATTGAACAAGACGTAATGTATTTGAACTATTAATCACATCCAGGTGTTCATTCGGGCTTAAGTCAAATAGAGTCAATCATACAGGCACACCAGAGGTCAGCGGCACAGAACTGTGGAGCTTTTTCTTTACGTTCCTGCCACACAAAACAACCCTCAGCTTGGCACACTCTTCACAGCGTGGCGTCCTGTTTTTAGTTCAGCTAAACACAACTAATGTTTAGCTGAACTAAACTAAcggtagatacacacacacgcgtgtgtgtttaaGCTGGCCTGGTTGGGCAATAAGAGCATTAATTGTACCCTTGCATTGATAACTACATGACAGAAATCCAAGCATGTCTAAATAATAAGGgatcacacaacaaaatacaATCCCCAAAATCTGTAGTCGAGGCAGGAAGCCATCCATTCTGGGGACAAACTGGTCAATAATCCTCTCATTTTGGCCAATACAGGTTTGAACAAGGCAATAATCTGATTATTTCTCCCTCTACCTATGTGAATTATGATTATAAAAGTATAAGCtggaaaataatacattattaagATAGAATAAGCTTTTTTAAACTGAGTGAAGCTCCATTTACAGGGACCTTCCTCATATTTAGACGATCCTAATCGGAGGCTGCCCTCCAAACAGCTCTTATCTAACGCTGTACTGTTGGTGCTATTAATCTTGTCAAATGAGTGGATTTCTATAAAGAGTGTAGCAAAGTAGTGGAAAGGTTATGGATCATGGATTTGTTTTTAAGAGTGTCGGAACAAATCCGGGTCCGAAGCCGCCATCACGCCCGCATCCGGCTGCATAGCAATGCatctacaaaaacattttctgcaaCCTCAAATCTGTTCAACGTGTCCTCCCCTGCAGGTCTCAAACATGGCGGGCAGGCGCGCTCTGAAGGCTGTGCTCATCGACCTGAGTGGTACTCTACATGTGGAAGAAACGGCGGTGCCGGGGGCGCAGGACGCCCTGAATAGGTAGGAAACAGCGCCCACACCCGGGAAACGGGGGACCCAGACGAATTAAATAGGAATCAACAATGTTGCTGCTTATTTTGAAGCAAACTAATCTGATCAGAAATGTGTTATCCTAGTGTGCGATGACCCCTCCTCTCCACTAGGGTGCTGTATCCTGATTACATCAGGAGTTTTTTTCCCCTACATGTGTACTTATTACTCTCATCTCCCTTTTTCACTGCAGCCTTTAAGATTGTTTGCAATTATgtgaaatgtgcttttaatCCCAAGATGTTTGCCTTGTGTCTTGGTCAGGTTACGAGAGGCGTCCGTAGCTGTGAAGTTTGTAACCAACACAACAAAGGAAAGTAAGAAGGACTTGCTGGAACGATTACATCGCCTCAACTTTGACCTCCAGGTGATGCGTGTTTGATTTGGCGCAGATGCGTTTGCTATGATGTAGAAGGTTGAAAAATCACCAGAGGTTTAAAATTCCACATTTGAAGTGattaattttctgtttttaactgTTGTTCCTCCAGGAAGAGGAGATCTTCACTTCACTGAGTGCAGCGAGGACTTTGTTAGAGCAGAAACGACACCGaccgctgctgctggtggaggacagCGCCCTGCAAGACTTTACTGGTGCAAAGCTGTTTGTCTGCATTTGTGTGGAAAAAACGTTTCTGTCTGAGATTTttcttcaaatctttttttttttcttccaatttatttattttgaaactgaGTATTATTTTGAAGGCCAAACTTGTTAAAACACTGAATATCTAATGGGGcaacatacaatacaatacGTTTTTCTTTCATAAACTATAAAGCCTTTCTTGTTTTTAACTTGACTGGCTTTTTAAGGTTTTATTTAATGTCACCTAAACCTGGACGGTGAATATATTCAACCTCTAGCGTAGTCGTCAGCTTGTTTTAAGTCACAAACTGCTGTTGTAGCTGATCTTGTCCTCTTTCCCACTGATAtcaatattaaataattatGACAGCTGCATAAATGATTTGCCTCACTGAataatctgtgtgtgtcagcacaGTTAACTGATAACTGTTTTCAAAAATGGAAAAGAATGCCCCAAATTACAACAGCTCATATTATGTCAAACACCTAAAAAACAAAATTTTGGAAATTGCCTGCTAAATAGAAATGTATCACGATTAAtactgtttttttgtgattgCTACTGTATGCACGTTTTTCCATTTCTAGGTATTGAAACCTCAGAGCCAAACGCTGTCGTCATTGGACTCGCTCCAGAACAATTCAACTATCAAACACTCAACAAGGCTTTCAGGTGTCAAACCTATTCATAAAAAAACTTGAATTATCTTATTGACCAGTGGAAATAGTCACGGATGGAACGCCGCCTCTGGTTGTACCAGAGTTGGGAACTAAAGAAGGCGACCTACACCCTTTTTTTCATCAGCACACTAAATCCTGTTCATGTAATCATGTATATTTCTGCCCAGAATGGTTTTAGATGGCGCTCCTCTCATCGCCATCCATAAGGCGCGGTACTACAAGCGTAGGGATGGTTTGGCCCTCGGTCCCGGGCCCTTTGTGGCGGCCCTTGAGTACGCAACAGACCGTAACGCTATTGTGGTGGGAAAGCCGGAAAAGTCTTTTTTTGCTGAGGtgagaacatttttattttttacttgcGTTAAAAGATAATAATCTATAATTGTTAATGTGCTAAAATGTTTTTGACCAACTCTGACTCatttttgtgtatctttttttttttcctggtttcCTCTGAATTTAATTCATGGTTCTTGATCGTTTCCCTCAAACAGGCTCTGTCTAATTTGGGCTGCAACCCCAATGAAGCCGTCATGATAGGCGATGTAAGTATATTGTCAATTGTGATTCATTAATAGCTGATTAATTAAGtggtacatttatttaattttgtggGAAGACTTGCGTGCTTATTTCTATACACAAGGGAATCAAACCTGAGCCCTGTCACCtaaaatagaaatgtattttgaaatttgatttttttttttgagtcagTGAACACAAGTGAAGTAAGAAGCATACATTAATAAGTTTCCCTTCCTGTTTTTTTACCTCAGGATGCCAGGGATGATGTGGGCGGCGCCCAGAACGCAGGAATGTTGGGAATTCTGGTCAGAACTGGTAAGAATAAAAcgtccttgttttttttctcctcccttttttgGTTTCACTTATCCTTCCAGTTCCAACCTCCCTCTCCCTAACCAAACAGTCGCACGTTTTCATACAGCACAATTAAAAAGTATTCTACAATTCTAGTACTTAAGAAGGCAACTTTAACCTGAACATatggaaatgaataaacaaatgcatacaCTTCTCTCTATAAACTATaggatgtctttctttttcatacCTAACTTTCTACGACATACTAAGCAAACGTTTTCAtggtttttttacatttagtgGCAATTTTTTAAATCAGATACTCTACTTTGACTTAATTTTTTTAACATGCTATCCCAGAATTATTTTAGTATAACTTCATGCAGAGTTTAACCCTGGCCATAACTCTAACCTCTAATAGAGCATTGCATACGTTTTCATGGATGGCTAAATTGTGCGTCTTGCGAATTGTGGGGCTGAATCTACCTTCCTTTGTTTCCGATGATAAAAGGATGCATTGAAGCACCTTTCcttaacatttagatttgaaGAGCTCATATCATGGCGGCAGATTCTCTCTCCTCAAAACTTGAGATATTTGAACCCTGTATAAATATGTCACTTCCGCTGCTGTTAGTGGTTTTCCTGTGACTGATGGTCctaattgttatttttattttgtcaacataatacagtgggggggggtttctgacatgacatttttcaacattCACCATTGCagatttgtgattttttttttgtgaccttTTTGACATACTATCCTgactttttaataaaagatgTCAACCTACTTTTGTGAgttattttttactttctggTACGACATTGATCTCACGATTTATTTTGTGTGCTATCTACACTtctatgtacttttttttttaacatttaattttatttgaacaTACTTTACTCAACAAATTGTAGGACGATTGAATGAATTCCAGGTGCTTTATTGCTGCTGAACCTGTGATCCTCAAACATCTTTAAAACGTTATGTTACACATTTCATTGACAGGTAAATACAGGGAAGGAGATGAGAGAAAAATCCACCCTTCTCCCCACCTGACATGTGAGAGTTTCCCAGAAGCTGTGGAACACATCCTGAAGAACATGCTATAAGATACTTACCAAAAAAACTCCAGTTtaatttttcaaataaaaaaaacattttgggagcAACGgtatttccttctctttctgatATCAAATATTCCACCCAAAGTTTTATCATGAGGACAAAGAGTGCATACCATTGTTAAACCTACCATagcaatgattaaaaaaaaatgtatgtgtgaGAGCTTAAAATGCGTTTACCCAATAAAGAGCACAATATTACCCTGGCGCTATTTGTGTGCTCAACAAAACtgtcagcctttttttttcttcatcacaaTTGTCCTGTGCGTCAGACGGACTCGTACTCGCTCTCCCAGGCTGTGTATCGGTCCAGCAGGTTCCTGGCCGAGGGTTTGGAATGCCTGATGACTTCCAGGAAGTCGGCTGTTGTCACGGCTTCCAGCTGAATGGTGGACATTTCAGTGTCTCCTGTGAAGGATAATCCAAGTCAAGCTACACTGTGCAGGTGCAGATAAGGGACACTTTCTGTGCCTGTTTAAGACGTCTGCGATCCGACCAAACGTCTGAACGCATGCCAACATCACACATGTGACCGCAGGCTTCTCAATTAGATGTGACTCAATTGACGTGCGTGTGTCTGACAATATGGAAGCAGCAGCTCGGGAGTGGAAAAATAAGTCCATGGTTATTGTGAATGAACACCCAGCTTTCATCTAAACACGTTGAGCTACGCGTGTACAACGTTGGTGTTTCACTCACAGAATGAAAGTGCTGTAGCACAATAAATGTTACATACATTTCAcgtacgtcacacacacacagatttattcTATGAACTGAGGTGTTTTAATGAAGCGTTTGTTACAGATTgccaaaatacacaaacatttacTCTAACCAAAGTACACAGTGAATGTACTGTGTGTTAGTTGGCTGTAttatttgacacacacacatatatatataaataaatgtgtttgtgtgcatgtattttCCTACCGTCCTTATGAGACTCCAGAGCGTCAAAGATCTTGCGGACTGGTCTCATGGCGGCCTCCTTGCACACCAGTCTCATATCAGAACCAGAGTAACCCTCCAtctcctgcaacacacacacacacacacacacacacacacacacacacacacacacacacacacacagtcaggtaGACTTAGCTGAGAGGCCCGGTGTTGATTGTATTGTTTATTCTCTCCTCTGTCAGTAACAACCCAATAAGTAATATTTCAGCAGTAACAGACCTTCGCCAGAGCGAAATAGTCCAGCTCAGTTCGTAGCTCCACCCGTCCCGTGGAGCTGAGAGGAGGCAGCCAATGAGACATCATGGCCTGGCGAGCTGGCAAGGAGGGAAGACTTACTAGAATCCTCTTTTCTAACCTCCTCAGCATGGCATGGTCCAGTTCCCTGAGAGAAGAGCAGACGCTGTTTATTCCTCCTTCACTTTTAGTCCAAATATCCCTTTTGTTCAACTTGTTTCCTTGTGttattttggttaaaaaaaaagacccaatattacattatatttgtGAATTGTCTCAGTAAGTTGAGAAAAAGATATAAAGCATAAAGGAGAATAAAATGTTACGTTTGTCTGTATGCCATTCTCACTGGCAGCACAGAAAAAAGATTTGTCACCATTATCGGTGAAAAAGATGTTAAGAATACTGACGCCCATTGACGTTTGtccatgtgtgtgcgtttatgtTGATGTGCTACCAAGGCAGGTTGGAGGCAGCGAGCACAAACACGAGGTCTTCCGATCTGGCCAGTCCGTCCATCTGAACCAGCAGCTCGGTCTTCATCCTGCGACTTCCCTCATGCTCCCCTCTGACAACACACACGAGCCTGCTGTTATTTCATTAAGGTTAGAATCACCACCACAGCAGTCATTTTGTGCTTCTCATTGTGCCATGAGTACATTTTAACAATCAACCAACCCTCTCAGTCTTTGCAGTGTTCTGCATATGGTTTGCCTTTAAAGAGCTAAATAATTGAAATGATCCTTCATAATAATGAGCCATTATTATGAGCCATTATTATCCTTCATAATAATGAGCCATTATTATGAAGGATTAACAATTATTTAGCTTGGATAATAATTATTAGTTGTGATAATTATACATGACTAACAACTATTTTAGTGTAGTCTGACTAACCAAGTTCATTTTTATGAATCACACAGTGATCGATCGGTGATCCATCAGACCTTTATTTTGGCTGAAATTGTTTATATAGATAATACAAATCAACTATATTTCCTTCATTGTATATCCTCTCCAAGTGTCTCATGCACAAATGACACGTCTCACAGCAAGTTAAAGGTCTTGCTCAAGGACCTTTTAGAAGAGACGGTGCACCAGGTGAAGGAATATGCAAGATTTTGTATCGCAAGGAGAGAACTCTCAGCCTTTAGAACTTGGGGAAAAAACAGTTACGGGACTTTGTTGTTTCGCTCACCCCATGTTGTTTCCTCTCTGGCTCATCACTGACTCCAGCTCGTCCAGGAAGATGGTGGATGGGGCGTGGTACCTGGCCAGCTCAAACAGAACCTGCCGACGTATGGACACATACAATtaccaaaatacaaaaagaactGTGACCTGGAAaccgtttttcttcttcttaattGTTGCAGTCATCAGTGCGTGTGGAAGAACAACCTACCCTGACCAGTTTCTCAGAATCTCCTCTCCACTTGCTGACGATGCTGGAGGCTGAAATGTTGAAGAAGGTCGTCTTACACTCCGTAGCCACGGCCTTGGCCAACAGCGTCTTACCTGTACCTGTGTGCACATGGTCACATGGTCAAAGGAAGAACATGTCGGCGGGAAGAATTCCAAATAGTAGCACTTTTGGACCAGAAGTTATTTAACTGATGAATAGCAATCAGTAAAACCTGCAGGTCTCACCTGGGGGGCCATAAAGCAGCAGGCCTTTCCACGGAGACAGGATGCCTGTAAACAGTTGGGGGTACTGCAATGACAGAGGGGTGGAATATGAAAACTAAAGTACAGACCAACATTTAGAAAGTAGCACAATTCGATATGAAAATATGTTACAGCTGCATACGTTTCCATTTCGTACACACCTGTACGACGCTGCGTTGTGTGCAAAGGAAGCGGACTATCTTGATTTATAGCAGAGTCGGTGCTGCAAATACCACATGCTACAAATGAACCCGAATTTTATGTGGCAAACGAGTCCGAGTGCAATCACCAAACTGACCTTATACCACAgagaatgaataataataataataatagacaCAGAAGTTGGGGATTGTGGGGAAGGCGGATGTGCGGTGGTGTTCAATAAAACAGTCCAGCAGAACAGGACAGACGCATCAGTCCTCATCTCCGTCTGTAAATGTCAAGAGGATGCAGACAACCTGATTTGTTGTCATCATATCCGCGAGAGAGAGGTCTGGGTAACGATGACAGAAGCGTGTGCATGTATTTTCCCCGTGTGTgtaatatgttttatttgtattggcAATTTCTATATGAAGTGGCAAAGTtgtacaaatgtgtttttgtttataca comes from the Gasterosteus aculeatus chromosome 14, fGasAcu3.hap1.1, whole genome shotgun sequence genome and includes:
- the ier3ip1 gene encoding immediate early response 3-interacting protein 1; amino-acid sequence: MAFTLYCLLQTAILCVNAVAVLHEERFLSKFGFGVEQGVAGFGDDPGVKAQVLTLIRSVRTVMRVPLIIFNSACIVLLLLFG
- the hdhd2 gene encoding haloacid dehalogenase-like hydrolase domain-containing protein 2; the protein is MAGRRALKAVLIDLSGTLHVEETAVPGAQDALNRLREASVAVKFVTNTTKESKKDLLERLHRLNFDLQEEEIFTSLSAARTLLEQKRHRPLLLVEDSALQDFTGIETSEPNAVVIGLAPEQFNYQTLNKAFRMVLDGAPLIAIHKARYYKRRDGLALGPGPFVAALEYATDRNAIVVGKPEKSFFAEALSNLGCNPNEAVMIGDDARDDVGGAQNAGMLGILVRTGKYREGDERKIHPSPHLTCESFPEAVEHILKNML
- the katnal2 gene encoding katanin p60 ATPase-containing subunit A-like 2 isoform X2, encoding MELSFQSMKVAHQAREADELKTEMRRKSLLILIYHHLLGQGYVSTAVALDQETLGGVRRFEVCDNIDLEMVLMDYESYHYVKFQKYPKLIRRTAEPGEKKTARSGGVKRSPCSAGKPLPKINPSLSPQSGIGAKRTAACSYTNENVSSVPPESSEFGPNISSIRTGPAGEAAINRKGHVIDGKGAAMDHMERLLKPLSGFSGMSSDMRELATIISRDIYLHSPNVRWEDIIGLEDAKRLVKEAVVYPIKYPQLFTGILSPWKGLLLYGPPGTGKTLLAKAVATECKTTFFNISASSIVSKWRGDSEKLVRVLFELARYHAPSTIFLDELESVMSQRGNNMGGEHEGSRRMKTELLVQMDGLARSEDLVFVLAASNLPWELDHAMLRRLEKRILVSLPSLPARQAMMSHWLPPLSSTGRVELRTELDYFALAKEMEGYSGSDMRLVCKEAAMRPVRKIFDALESHKDGDTEMSTIQLEAVTTADFLEVIRHSKPSARNLLDRYTAWESEYESV
- the katnal2 gene encoding katanin p60 ATPase-containing subunit A-like 2 isoform X3; amino-acid sequence: MVLMDYESYHYVKFQKYPKLIRRTAEPGEKKTARSGGVKRSPCSAGKPLPKINPSLSPQSGIGAKRTAACSYTNENVSSVPPESSEFGPNISSIRTGPAGEAAINRKGHVIDGKGAAMDHMERLLKPLSGFSGMSSDMRELATIISRDIYLHSPNVRWEDIIGLEDAKRLVKEAVVYPIKYPQLFTGILSPWKGLLLYGPPGTGKTLLAKAVATECKTTFFNISASSIVSKWRGDSEKLVRVLFELARYHAPSTIFLDELESVMSQRGNNMGGEHEGSRRMKTELLVQMDGLARSEDLVFVLAASNLPWELDHAMLRRLEKRILVSLPSLPARQAMMSHWLPPLSSTGRVELRTELDYFALAKEMEGYSGSDMRLVCKEAAMRPVRKIFDALESHKDGDTEMSTIQLEAVTTADFLEVIRHSKPSARNLLDRYTAWESEYESV
- the katnal2 gene encoding katanin p60 ATPase-containing subunit A-like 2 isoform X1, which encodes MLLTSVQRWCVMCVCVTVQQDELKTEMRRKSLLILIYHHLLGQGYVSTAVALDQETLGGVRRFEVCDNIDLEMVLMDYESYHYVKFQKYPKLIRRTAEPGEKKTARSGGVKRSPCSAGKPLPKINPSLSPQSGIGAKRTAACSYTNENVSSVPPESSEFGPNISSIRTGPAGEAAINRKGHVIDGKGAAMDHMERLLKPLSGFSGMSSDMRELATIISRDIYLHSPNVRWEDIIGLEDAKRLVKEAVVYPIKYPQLFTGILSPWKGLLLYGPPGTGKTLLAKAVATECKTTFFNISASSIVSKWRGDSEKLVRVLFELARYHAPSTIFLDELESVMSQRGNNMGGEHEGSRRMKTELLVQMDGLARSEDLVFVLAASNLPWELDHAMLRRLEKRILVSLPSLPARQAMMSHWLPPLSSTGRVELRTELDYFALAKEMEGYSGSDMRLVCKEAAMRPVRKIFDALESHKDGDTEMSTIQLEAVTTADFLEVIRHSKPSARNLLDRYTAWESEYESV